From the genome of Coleofasciculus sp. FACHB-T130, one region includes:
- a CDS encoding PD-(D/E)XK nuclease family protein yields MGTPWRPYVSFNIWSQFAPSVGQEHWHCDMKRGFARARKKEPLVKALLEQDTTPQHIGLLAQKAVYEFHQDIELLQPSNGVERMAEILQLSKEPSEVQQRVIQILQNYYKNPILAGKNIIKLSRGDEGIPEPILIRNGNYFFNLFAAIDCIFVDLDGKLHILDFKTGKSDFDRRQAFVYLLAATYLYPQQKAVASFYNLETNKWSDRITATDAQLNAIQIELVRIAEQHQKELRRYKENPSNFAQIFPANPGFNCRNCQFNSICKFSVSEVSA; encoded by the coding sequence ATGGGAACACCTTGGCGACCGTATGTGAGTTTTAACATTTGGTCACAGTTCGCCCCATCTGTGGGGCAAGAACACTGGCACTGTGACATGAAGCGAGGTTTTGCCAGAGCGCGAAAGAAAGAACCACTGGTGAAAGCACTTTTGGAGCAAGACACTACACCTCAGCATATTGGTTTGCTGGCACAGAAGGCGGTTTACGAGTTTCATCAGGATATAGAGCTGTTACAACCATCTAATGGTGTGGAGCGAATGGCAGAGATTCTGCAATTAAGCAAAGAGCCATCTGAAGTTCAGCAGCGAGTTATTCAAATTCTGCAAAACTACTACAAAAATCCTATTCTGGCTGGGAAAAATATCATCAAACTTAGCCGAGGAGATGAGGGTATTCCAGAACCAATTCTTATTCGTAATGGCAACTATTTTTTCAACTTATTTGCGGCTATTGACTGCATCTTTGTTGATTTAGACGGTAAGCTACACATTTTAGATTTCAAAACAGGCAAATCTGATTTTGACAGACGACAAGCATTTGTTTACCTTTTGGCAGCTACCTATCTCTACCCTCAACAAAAAGCTGTTGCTTCATTCTATAACTTGGAAACTAACAAGTGGTCTGACCGTATTACTGCCACAGATGCCCAGCTCAATGCAATTCAGATTGAGTTGGTACGCATAGCTGAACAACATCAGAAAGAGTTACGCCGTTACAAGGAAAACCCTTCTAACTTTGCCCAAATCTTTCCAGCCAATCCTGGCTTTAATTGTCGTAACTGCCAATTCAACTCAATTTGTAAATTTTCTGTTTCTGAGGTTTCTGCATGA
- a CDS encoding Piwi domain-containing protein, protein MTNTIASTHSYTSFSEVFPLKTSQLKLMCFRLTPEVERKDGNRLSYHFSRKLPDTVVIWQKPYFWVLAVSNRQLPSQDELRDALKNIQDEVDDFSDRFLSFQWVRQPQLTPSILSQLAVQVLNKTKFDYLVALSDNGVEVRREPDFWAETIELQGELQPALGLTVCSRIVFRENLADFYENHPYRQNPEQLLIGLKVQEIERGGKATIIGLVGTMEEHREELLEKATGSTSKQALREAPNNQPVVAVKFGKNPKQFHYAMAALRPCVTSETADQFEVDYGDLLKATKITHKDRTQLVASYKQIASSALAAYGFQLERGVNSSQHPNLFWKPEVPLEQITLIFGNGVTGKRGEILKGLLRGGVYHRHNDYQDKSKTIYIAALKLGDLKVDRFLEQVKQRLKSYGFKSEVITRKGLSVNNLSVADARAAVEKAVNELIDIPHDIVLTFLPQSDRASDYKDEGSFYFQIYSQLLRRQIASQIIYDDTLSNSNNYQYVLNQVIPGILAKLGNLPFILAEPLEVADYFIGLDISRSIKKKPTQSGTMNACASVRLYGKRGEFIRYQLEDDLVEGEEIPPRLLERLLPAAKLKNKTVLIYRDGSFVGKEVDYLVKRAEAIGSNFILVECKKSGVPRLYNINQKEVMAPSQGLALRLSHREAILVTTKVSEKVGLARPLRLTVHQEGHQASIEQIVETTLKLTLLHHGALKEPRLPMPLYGSDRMAYLRLQGIRPSVMEGDRQFWL, encoded by the coding sequence ATGACTAATACTATTGCATCTACCCACAGTTACACATCTTTTAGTGAAGTTTTTCCGCTAAAAACCTCACAACTCAAGTTAATGTGTTTTCGATTGACTCCTGAAGTAGAGCGTAAGGATGGCAACCGCTTAAGCTACCATTTTAGTCGAAAGCTACCTGATACTGTTGTTATCTGGCAAAAGCCTTATTTTTGGGTTTTGGCGGTATCTAATAGACAACTACCAAGCCAAGATGAGTTGCGGGATGCGCTGAAAAATATTCAAGATGAAGTAGATGATTTTAGCGATCGCTTCTTGTCGTTTCAATGGGTACGTCAGCCACAGCTAACGCCCTCGATTCTTTCCCAGTTAGCTGTTCAGGTGTTGAATAAAACTAAATTTGACTATTTAGTTGCTTTGTCTGATAACGGAGTTGAAGTCAGGAGAGAGCCGGATTTTTGGGCAGAAACTATCGAATTGCAAGGTGAGTTACAGCCTGCGCTTGGTTTAACAGTTTGCAGCCGTATTGTCTTTCGGGAAAATTTGGCAGATTTCTACGAAAATCATCCCTATCGGCAAAACCCTGAACAACTTTTAATCGGTTTGAAAGTTCAAGAGATTGAACGGGGCGGTAAAGCCACAATTATCGGCCTTGTCGGAACTATGGAAGAACACAGAGAAGAACTGCTTGAGAAAGCGACTGGTTCAACCAGTAAGCAAGCACTACGTGAAGCCCCAAACAATCAACCTGTTGTGGCTGTAAAATTTGGTAAAAATCCAAAGCAGTTTCACTATGCTATGGCGGCTTTACGTCCATGCGTTACCTCTGAAACGGCTGACCAATTTGAGGTGGATTATGGGGATCTACTCAAAGCAACTAAAATTACACATAAAGATAGAACACAACTTGTGGCTTCCTATAAGCAAATAGCGAGTAGTGCTTTAGCAGCTTATGGATTTCAACTAGAACGTGGTGTTAATAGCAGTCAGCATCCAAATTTATTCTGGAAACCTGAAGTTCCGCTAGAACAAATTACTCTAATTTTTGGTAATGGCGTTACTGGTAAAAGAGGAGAAATTCTTAAAGGACTATTAAGAGGTGGTGTTTATCACCGTCACAATGATTATCAAGATAAATCAAAAACAATTTATATTGCAGCACTCAAGCTTGGCGATTTAAAGGTAGATCGGTTTCTGGAGCAGGTTAAGCAACGTCTGAAAAGCTATGGATTTAAAAGTGAAGTGATTACCAGGAAAGGTTTGTCAGTCAATAACTTGAGTGTAGCTGATGCAAGAGCAGCAGTTGAGAAAGCTGTTAATGAATTAATTGATATACCACATGATATTGTTTTGACATTTTTACCCCAGAGCGATCGCGCTTCAGATTACAAAGATGAGGGAAGTTTTTATTTTCAAATCTACTCGCAGCTGCTCCGCCGTCAGATTGCCAGTCAAATAATTTATGACGATACTTTGAGTAATTCTAATAACTATCAGTATGTCTTAAATCAGGTGATTCCAGGTATTCTGGCAAAGTTAGGTAATTTACCCTTTATTTTGGCTGAACCTTTAGAGGTTGCTGATTATTTCATTGGTTTAGATATTTCTAGAAGTATCAAAAAAAAGCCAACGCAATCAGGGACGATGAATGCTTGTGCGAGTGTGCGTTTGTATGGTAAACGAGGGGAATTTATTCGCTACCAACTGGAAGATGATCTAGTTGAAGGTGAAGAAATACCGCCCCGCCTGCTAGAGCGATTGTTACCAGCAGCTAAATTAAAAAATAAAACTGTCCTAATTTACCGCGATGGCTCCTTTGTTGGCAAAGAAGTCGATTATTTAGTAAAACGTGCTGAAGCAATTGGCTCTAATTTTATCTTGGTAGAGTGTAAAAAATCTGGTGTTCCTCGACTTTACAATATCAATCAGAAAGAGGTGATGGCACCATCACAAGGTTTAGCACTTCGCTTATCGCATCGGGAAGCAATTCTGGTAACAACTAAAGTTTCAGAGAAAGTCGGTTTGGCTCGTCCCCTACGTTTGACAGTTCATCAAGAAGGACACCAAGCCTCAATTGAACAGATTGTGGAAACTACTTTAAAACTGACACTCCTGCATCATGGAGCGTTAAAAGAGCCTCGCTTGCCTATGCCGCTGTACGGATCTGACCGCATGGCTTATCTGCGTTTACAAGGTATTCGTCCTAGTGTGATGGAAGGCGATCGCCAATTCTGGCTATAA
- a CDS encoding NAD-binding protein encodes MTTGSVSNDRTALEQKYERLRQELIGGAIALFGVALLGTLWYKLVEGWSWSDAAYMTVITLATVGYGETNPLGNRGRLFTIALILTGVVSIGYIVNRFTEALIQGYFQEGGRLRQRRRLVDSLNEHYILCGFGRTGRQIAKEFKAEGIAFVTIDSQMEPVEEALQLGYIAVQGDATLDDTLHRVAIERAICLVAALPSDAENLYTVISAKTLNPNIRAIARASTEEAVQKMQRAGADAVVSPYITGGRRMAAAALRPQVMDFVDGILTGTDRAFYMEEFLIDPQSCPVVRQSLREARLRSQSGALVLAIRRADGTLIGGPTGETQLLAGDLLICMGTAEQLRILSQILIPISSGKLRPPKHT; translated from the coding sequence GTGACTACAGGCAGTGTAAGCAACGATCGGACAGCACTTGAGCAAAAATATGAACGCCTTCGTCAAGAGTTGATTGGCGGTGCGATCGCACTCTTTGGTGTCGCCCTGCTCGGCACTTTATGGTACAAGCTGGTGGAGGGTTGGTCGTGGTCAGATGCCGCCTATATGACTGTGATCACGCTAGCAACTGTGGGGTATGGAGAAACTAATCCGCTGGGTAATCGCGGTCGCTTGTTTACGATCGCCCTGATTTTAACAGGTGTGGTCAGCATCGGTTACATCGTCAATCGGTTTACAGAAGCCCTGATTCAAGGCTACTTTCAAGAGGGAGGACGACTGAGGCAGCGGCGGCGTTTGGTAGATTCTTTAAATGAACACTATATCCTTTGTGGCTTTGGACGCACCGGGCGTCAGATTGCTAAAGAGTTTAAGGCGGAAGGCATTGCGTTTGTGACCATAGACTCTCAGATGGAGCCGGTAGAGGAGGCGCTACAGTTGGGTTATATCGCGGTGCAAGGCGATGCGACGCTGGATGACACGCTTCACAGGGTAGCGATTGAACGGGCGATTTGTCTGGTGGCGGCGCTGCCTTCGGATGCAGAAAATCTCTATACGGTGATTTCGGCGAAAACGCTCAATCCAAACATTCGAGCGATCGCGCGGGCAAGTACAGAAGAAGCGGTGCAAAAAATGCAACGCGCCGGTGCTGATGCCGTGGTTTCCCCCTATATTACTGGCGGCAGGCGCATGGCAGCAGCAGCGCTTAGACCCCAGGTGATGGACTTTGTGGATGGTATCCTCACGGGAACCGATCGAGCTTTTTATATGGAAGAGTTCCTGATCGATCCTCAAAGTTGTCCCGTTGTGAGACAAAGCCTAAGAGAAGCCCGGTTGCGATCGCAATCGGGCGCTTTAGTTCTCGCCATTCGTCGCGCCGATGGCACCCTCATCGGGGGTCCCACGGGAGAAACTCAATTACTGGCGGGAGATTTGCTCATTTGCATGGGTACAGCAGAACAACTGCGAATCCTCAGCCAAATCCTCATTCCCATTAGTTCTGGGAAGCTGCGTCCGCCCAAGCATACCTAA
- a CDS encoding methylmalonic aciduria and homocystinuria type D protein, with translation MVYARKKAEYKAHNLEPQNTGQQGSIIHQVTQTGQGVQISTHQPSPFMVQNLERVIPDWNLPVLWVVVVLQQSRYYLAESTDHVEREKERLREKFMRFGFDVAFDLRDRGLLTDLIDPRTGYPLLSRIGEIPHDDTAAVKALLDFPVIHNNCRVLEHPKWGTAVYPSILMSSASPKTIKSVLKKVAAQHGWKQPKTDLQLSSLGV, from the coding sequence ATGGTCTACGCTAGAAAAAAAGCTGAATATAAAGCACATAATTTGGAGCCGCAGAACACTGGTCAGCAAGGCAGTATCATCCATCAAGTCACGCAGACGGGACAGGGAGTTCAGATTTCCACTCATCAGCCCAGTCCGTTCATGGTTCAAAACTTGGAGCGAGTTATCCCAGATTGGAATTTGCCTGTTTTGTGGGTTGTGGTTGTCTTGCAGCAATCTCGATACTATTTGGCGGAAAGCACAGATCATGTCGAGAGGGAAAAAGAGCGGCTTCGGGAGAAGTTCATGCGCTTTGGCTTTGATGTGGCATTTGATCTACGCGATCGCGGATTGTTGACAGACTTGATTGACCCCCGCACTGGCTATCCGTTGCTTTCACGCATAGGTGAAATCCCCCACGATGACACAGCTGCGGTGAAAGCTCTGTTGGACTTTCCAGTAATTCACAACAACTGTCGTGTACTAGAGCATCCCAAGTGGGGGACGGCAGTTTATCCGAGTATCTTGATGTCTTCTGCTTCCCCAAAAACTATCAAATCTGTCCTAAAAAAAGTAGCGGCTCAGCATGGTTGGAAGCAGCCAAAAACAGATTTGCAGTTATCTAGTTTGGGAGTTTAA
- a CDS encoding helix-turn-helix domain-containing protein, with protein MAQSFGQLIRQARKDKGYSQRDLAKLIELDFTYLSKLENDRADYAPKEDVIRSLARNLDLDEEELIFLAGRIPQRDEDFLKKNYQAMPALFRRMQENPDFANKVFREATQPENGEK; from the coding sequence GTGGCTCAGAGTTTTGGTCAGCTTATCCGTCAAGCCCGTAAGGATAAGGGATACAGTCAGCGTGACCTAGCGAAGCTAATAGAGCTAGATTTCACCTACCTGTCTAAATTAGAAAATGATCGCGCAGACTATGCCCCCAAAGAGGATGTCATTCGGTCGCTGGCACGTAATCTAGATTTGGACGAAGAGGAGTTGATTTTCCTTGCGGGTCGTATCCCTCAGCGCGACGAGGATTTTCTCAAGAAAAATTATCAAGCAATGCCTGCTTTGTTCCGTCGAATGCAGGAAAATCCTGATTTTGCCAACAAAGTCTTTCGAGAAGCTACACAACCAGAAAATGGAGAGAAGTAA
- the clpS gene encoding ATP-dependent Clp protease adapter ClpS has product MTRRLSAAVGAIASGITLPTAAAPIQAPVQTPERSSQVVRKLYPNYKVIVLDDDFNTFEHVHECLVKYIPDMTSDLAWEHTYQIHFEGQAIVWVGPQEQAELYHEQLSRAGLTMAPLEAA; this is encoded by the coding sequence ATGACTAGGAGACTTTCAGCCGCTGTTGGCGCGATCGCCTCCGGTATAACTTTACCGACCGCCGCTGCACCGATTCAAGCTCCTGTTCAGACTCCTGAACGATCTAGTCAAGTTGTCCGCAAGTTATATCCTAATTACAAAGTGATCGTGTTAGACGATGATTTCAATACTTTTGAACACGTTCACGAGTGTTTGGTGAAATATATCCCTGACATGACAAGCGATCTCGCTTGGGAACACACCTATCAAATCCACTTTGAAGGTCAAGCGATTGTTTGGGTGGGTCCCCAAGAGCAAGCAGAACTTTACCACGAGCAACTCAGCCGCGCTGGGTTGACAATGGCTCCTCTAGAGGCGGCTTAA
- a CDS encoding sodium:proton antiporter produces MMHLLSLAKLPVWCFPQPFVLANLNQTNQQPQANIAELVPILIILLLIATVVALVTQRLRVPYVTGLVLAGLPITELFSRRIGLDPSLVLNLFLPILIFEAGINTDVSRLRSTFKPIALLAGPGAILSSAIIAVLLKFGLGLDWIPALLIGVILANTDTVSMIAVFKEIPVPSRLSTIVEGETLFNDAAALVSFNLILTVYSTGSLTVLEGIQQLLFVAVGGSLVGLVLGYLSIPVFLRLHDPLSSLLLTVAVALGTFQIGQSLGVSGAVAVVVAGLIFGNVGLSRSTSASDRIALLSFWDYASFAVNTFIFLLIGVEINPVTFWRTLPAVLLAVLAYQIARVLTVYPLLAGVRWFDRPIPLRWQHVLFLGNIKGSLSMALALSLPTTLPGREQLIALVFGAVLLSLVGQGVSLPWFVRRLQLSRFSDSRQQIEELQAQLIASKAAQDELDSLLKKGVLPKSVYEEMRAVYQVQVAGAEKALRNLYNRRPGQLVEGDRSKLDAIRRRLLLAEKGALNEAIRQRILSEEIVQGRIKTIDEQLMKLEDD; encoded by the coding sequence ATGATGCATCTTTTATCCTTAGCAAAACTCCCCGTCTGGTGCTTTCCGCAGCCGTTTGTTCTCGCTAATCTTAACCAAACAAACCAGCAGCCTCAAGCAAACATTGCAGAATTAGTCCCAATTCTGATTATTCTCCTGCTAATTGCCACAGTTGTTGCCCTGGTGACACAGCGGCTTCGCGTTCCCTATGTCACGGGTTTAGTGTTGGCAGGTTTACCAATCACGGAACTATTTTCTCGCCGGATTGGACTCGATCCTTCCTTAGTATTGAATCTTTTCCTGCCAATTCTCATCTTTGAAGCTGGCATCAATACAGATGTTAGCCGTCTCCGAAGCACGTTTAAACCAATTGCCCTTTTAGCGGGTCCAGGGGCGATACTTTCCTCGGCGATTATTGCCGTTCTGTTGAAATTTGGGCTAGGGCTAGATTGGATACCCGCACTACTAATTGGAGTTATTCTCGCAAACACTGATACGGTTTCCATGATTGCCGTTTTTAAGGAGATACCTGTACCCTCCCGGCTTTCCACGATCGTTGAAGGAGAAACCCTCTTCAACGATGCTGCCGCCCTAGTTTCATTTAACCTGATTCTGACAGTGTATTCGACAGGTTCGCTCACAGTATTAGAAGGAATCCAACAACTATTATTTGTTGCCGTGGGAGGCAGTCTCGTTGGCTTAGTCTTGGGCTATTTAAGCATCCCTGTATTTCTTCGTTTACACGATCCCCTTAGCAGTCTCTTGCTAACCGTTGCAGTTGCATTAGGAACCTTTCAAATCGGGCAATCTTTAGGGGTATCCGGTGCTGTGGCTGTGGTTGTAGCTGGATTAATTTTCGGGAACGTTGGGCTTTCTCGCAGCACGTCTGCTTCCGATCGGATCGCGTTGTTAAGTTTTTGGGACTATGCCAGTTTTGCAGTCAATACCTTTATTTTTCTGCTGATTGGTGTAGAAATAAACCCGGTGACGTTCTGGAGGACTTTGCCAGCGGTTCTGCTTGCCGTTTTGGCTTACCAAATTGCGCGAGTCCTCACTGTCTATCCGCTGTTGGCTGGAGTGCGTTGGTTTGACCGTCCGATTCCATTGCGCTGGCAGCACGTCCTGTTTTTAGGTAATATCAAAGGCTCTCTTTCAATGGCTCTTGCCCTTAGCTTACCTACAACACTACCGGGGCGAGAGCAGTTGATTGCTTTAGTGTTTGGTGCGGTGTTGTTATCTCTCGTAGGGCAGGGCGTAAGTTTACCTTGGTTTGTACGCCGGTTGCAACTCTCTCGCTTCTCAGATTCTCGCCAACAAATTGAGGAATTGCAGGCTCAGTTAATTGCTTCTAAGGCAGCTCAAGATGAATTGGATAGTCTATTGAAAAAAGGGGTTTTGCCAAAAAGTGTTTATGAAGAAATGCGAGCCGTTTATCAGGTGCAAGTTGCCGGGGCAGAAAAAGCGCTGCGGAATCTTTATAATCGTCGTCCGGGACAATTAGTTGAAGGCGATCGCTCAAAACTTGACGCCATTCGACGACGATTACTCTTGGCAGAAAAAGGGGCGCTAAATGAGGCGATCCGGCAGCGAATTCTCTCTGAGGAAATTGTGCAAGGGCGAATAAAAACAATTGATGAACAACTGATGAAACTAGAAGATGATTAG
- a CDS encoding glycogen debranching protein has translation MTIWVNEQIDPSGMIHACIACCDEAQAKDCHESYQQNLTDFQKESGWIARLRTVDSWDEVPVNSLKLD, from the coding sequence ATGACGATTTGGGTAAACGAACAGATCGATCCGTCTGGGATGATCCATGCCTGTATTGCCTGTTGTGATGAAGCGCAGGCAAAAGATTGTCATGAGTCCTACCAGCAAAATTTAACCGATTTCCAAAAGGAGTCCGGTTGGATCGCCAGATTGCGAACGGTTGATTCTTGGGATGAGGTGCCAGTGAATTCCCTGAAGCTGGATTAA
- a CDS encoding ImmA/IrrE family metallo-endopeptidase: protein MSIIKPYRYIKKEEIEHLANHLLSQMQQNPKYTPTWPFDATRVADFLDIGVFWDKIPPDEKGSIAAMILPVERQIVIKEDIPGLRGGFGQSTIAHEIGHLLLHIDKNTVDKFVERLEQGIEIDMQPFLCRSVSGQLEKIEWQAQYFASCLLMPRHILGEVQKGRDLTRESHLDAMAHELGVTKRNLKHRLKDISWIHIPEPSKTIYLGEAAPSRNKRAIG from the coding sequence TTGAGTATAATCAAGCCCTATCGCTACATTAAGAAAGAAGAAATTGAGCATCTAGCTAATCACCTGCTTAGCCAGATGCAACAAAATCCTAAGTACACTCCTACATGGCCTTTTGATGCTACTCGTGTAGCGGACTTTCTCGATATAGGTGTGTTCTGGGATAAAATACCCCCTGACGAGAAAGGATCAATAGCAGCTATGATTCTGCCCGTAGAGCGTCAAATTGTGATTAAGGAAGATATTCCAGGGCTACGGGGAGGCTTTGGGCAATCAACAATTGCTCATGAAATTGGACATTTATTACTTCATATTGATAAAAATACAGTTGATAAATTTGTAGAAAGGCTAGAGCAGGGTATTGAGATAGATATGCAGCCTTTCTTATGTCGTAGTGTTAGCGGTCAACTCGAAAAAATTGAGTGGCAAGCTCAGTATTTTGCTAGTTGCTTACTAATGCCTCGGCATATCTTGGGAGAAGTCCAAAAGGGACGTGATTTAACTAGGGAATCTCACCTTGATGCAATGGCACATGAACTTGGAGTAACAAAACGCAATCTGAAACATCGGTTAAAAGATATTAGCTGGATTCATATTCCTGAGCCTTCTAAGACAATTTATCTGGGTGAGGCTGCGCCAAGTAGGAATAAACGGGCGATTGGGTAG
- a CDS encoding acetylornithine/succinylornithine family transaminase codes for MSLETLVENSSIPAESGVSVPYDPEGFDASVMSTYGRYPLALERGAGCRLWDSEGREYLDFVAGIATCTLGHAHPALVETVTRQIQTLHHVSNLYYIPVQGELAKWLIDHSCADRAFFCNSGAEANEGAIKLARKYAHTVKGIEKPIILTAHASFHGRTLATITATGQPKYQKNFAPLMPGFYYVPYNDIGAIKNAIATLDEGDQGVTAIMLEALQGEGGVRPGDVKYFQELRKICDDNDILLILDEVQVGMGRSGKFWGYENLGIEPDIFTSAKGLGGGIPIGATLCKKHCDVFQPGDHASTYGGNPFACAAALTVCQTIERDNILQNVQDRGEQLRAGLSAIASKYPDQISEVRGWGLISGMELKAEIDLTSADVVKAAIADGLLLVPAGPKVIRFVPPLIVSAEEVDQALQAVERAMAIVTA; via the coding sequence GTGAGTCTAGAAACTCTGGTTGAAAATTCCTCAATTCCGGCAGAGTCAGGCGTGTCCGTTCCGTATGACCCAGAAGGCTTTGACGCCTCGGTGATGAGTACCTACGGGCGCTATCCCCTAGCTTTAGAACGGGGTGCGGGTTGCCGCCTGTGGGATAGCGAGGGGCGCGAATATCTGGACTTTGTTGCCGGGATTGCCACTTGTACCCTCGGACACGCTCACCCAGCTTTGGTGGAAACCGTAACTCGCCAAATCCAGACGCTGCACCATGTCTCTAACTTGTATTACATCCCGGTACAAGGGGAATTGGCAAAATGGTTGATCGACCATTCCTGCGCGGATCGGGCGTTTTTCTGCAATTCCGGTGCTGAGGCGAATGAAGGGGCAATCAAACTGGCTCGGAAATATGCCCACACGGTCAAAGGGATCGAAAAGCCGATTATTTTGACGGCTCACGCCAGCTTCCACGGGCGCACGTTGGCGACGATTACCGCTACAGGTCAACCGAAGTACCAGAAAAATTTTGCCCCGTTGATGCCTGGTTTTTACTATGTGCCTTACAACGATATTGGGGCGATCAAGAATGCGATCGCTACCCTCGACGAAGGCGATCAAGGCGTCACCGCAATTATGCTGGAAGCCTTGCAGGGAGAAGGCGGTGTGCGTCCCGGCGATGTCAAATACTTCCAAGAATTGCGGAAAATCTGCGATGACAACGACATCTTGCTAATTTTAGATGAAGTGCAAGTTGGCATGGGTCGCAGCGGCAAGTTCTGGGGATACGAGAATTTGGGAATTGAGCCGGATATCTTCACGTCTGCCAAGGGATTAGGCGGTGGCATTCCCATCGGTGCAACCTTGTGCAAGAAACATTGTGATGTTTTTCAGCCGGGAGATCATGCTAGCACTTATGGCGGCAATCCTTTTGCCTGTGCGGCTGCGTTAACCGTCTGTCAGACGATAGAACGGGATAATATTCTGCAAAATGTACAAGATCGCGGCGAACAATTACGAGCTGGATTGAGTGCGATCGCATCTAAATATCCCGACCAAATTAGTGAAGTGCGTGGCTGGGGTTTAATCAGCGGCATGGAGTTGAAGGCAGAGATTGATTTAACTTCAGCCGATGTCGTTAAAGCAGCGATCGCCGACGGCTTATTGCTGGTGCCAGCAGGCCCGAAGGTGATTCGATTTGTGCCGCCGCTGATTGTCTCTGCCGAAGAGGTAGACCAAGCGCTGCAAGCCGTTGAACGGGCGATGGCAATCGTAACCGCGTAG
- a CDS encoding TrkA family potassium uptake protein, producing the protein MFVLIGGAGLVGLDLAQRLVDLGHTVAVIDIDPSACRYVREQVGAMAFEGSAVSTEVLLEAGIHKADAVAAVLRHDALNLAMVTLAKHYGVSHIVSRVRHRDFAEPLRIVGASHIISTVDLGVSTMVNAIEYPQVESMMHFEQGQIEVLKLSIPQKCYVVGLTVAEIAQEPQFPTGSLIIGYQSHPHMDLEIPNGSTVLEPGATILMVTKPGSLHQAIDFINGCA; encoded by the coding sequence ATGTTTGTACTCATTGGTGGAGCCGGGCTTGTTGGGTTGGATTTAGCGCAACGGCTGGTAGACCTGGGGCATACCGTCGCCGTAATTGATATCGATCCAAGTGCTTGCCGGTATGTCCGCGAACAAGTCGGCGCAATGGCATTTGAAGGCAGTGCTGTCAGTACCGAGGTGCTGCTAGAAGCCGGGATTCACAAAGCTGATGCCGTCGCAGCCGTTCTCCGTCATGATGCCTTAAATCTAGCAATGGTCACGCTTGCTAAACACTACGGCGTTTCCCATATTGTGAGTCGAGTGCGCCACCGGGATTTTGCCGAACCCCTACGCATTGTTGGGGCTTCTCATATCATCAGTACTGTTGATTTGGGAGTTTCTACAATGGTGAATGCGATTGAGTATCCGCAAGTAGAATCAATGATGCATTTTGAGCAGGGTCAAATTGAAGTTTTAAAACTCTCGATTCCCCAAAAGTGCTATGTTGTCGGTCTTACCGTTGCTGAAATCGCTCAAGAACCCCAATTTCCTACAGGCTCTTTAATTATTGGTTATCAATCCCATCCCCACATGGATTTAGAAATTCCCAACGGAAGTACAGTATTAGAGCCAGGAGCGACGATATTAATGGTGACGAAGCCAGGGTCATTACATCAAGCCATTGATTTTATTAATGGTTGTGCCTAA